A single window of Sphaerodactylus townsendi isolate TG3544 linkage group LG03, MPM_Stown_v2.3, whole genome shotgun sequence DNA harbors:
- the LOC125428577 gene encoding zinc finger protein 665-like isoform X1 has translation MVSCRPPLLSGAPHLGGESGFCMSSGERSIVSFEEVSVFFTEQEWALLDPGQRKLFWEVIEENYETATSLGAEGKIWNVEFHRASLLSSFPQLEEEFGFCTSAGKRSSVSFEEVAVIFTGEEWALLDSGQRKLFWEVIEENYETMASLVADVKEMMCEKVSRRRVVGIDSYLQVEAKSWDEAVPKRECRRTKEAKKKQKKELVACQSRSQPEASDQKTTLKRKREHEGLVNKKGVSSKFSDKKCQNNTAQWKTYKCLECGKCFSQNGHLTAHQKLHTGESPYKCLECGKCFFQNGTLIRHQKIHTGEKPYKCLKCGKCFSQNGHLTAHQKIHTGEKPYKCLECGNCFCRSSNLTRHQKVHTEVKPYKCLECGKCFSQDSDLTKHQRVHTGEKPYKCLECGKCFSQNGQLSVHQKIHTGEKPYKCLECGKCFFWNVSLTAHQKSHTGEKPYKCLQCGKCFSQNGHLTVHQKTHSGEKPYKCLECGKCFFWNVSLSAHQKSHTGEKPYKCLECGKCFSQNGHLSRHRRRHTGEKPYKCLECGKCFFWNGSLTAHNKIHTGEKPYKCLECGKCFSQNCDLTRHQTIHTGKKPYKCLECGKCFSQNGRLTAHQKIHTGEKPYKCIECGKCFSQNSHLTAHQKTHTGEKPYKCMECGKYFSWNVSLIAHQKIHTGEKPYKCLECGKCFSWNASLTAHQKTHTGEKPYKCLECGKYFSQNGHLSAHQKIHTGEKPYKCLECGKCFSRNGYLTAHQKTHTGEKPYKCLECGKFFSRNGSLTAHQKTHTGEKPHKCLVCGKCFSQNSDLTKHQKVHTREKPNKCLECGKCFPSNISLSAHQKICPCWVIWDSITVAVLIP, from the exons AGATCTATAGTGTCCTTTGAGGAGGTATCTGTGTTCTTCACAGAGCAGGAATGGGCTCTTCTGGATCCAGGGCAAAGAAAACTCTTTTGGGAAGTAATAGAGGAAAATTATGAGACTGCAACCTCTCTGG GTGCAGAAGGAAAAATATGGAATGTGGAATTCCACAGagcctctcttctttcttctttcccacagctggaggaagaatttGGCTTTTGTACCTCTGCAGGAAAG AGATCCTCAGTGTCCTTTGAGGAGGTTGCTGTGATATTTACAGGGGAAGAATGGGCTCTCCTAGATTCAGGCCAAAGAAAACTCTTCTGGGAAGTGATCGAGGAAAACTATGAGACcatggcctctctgg TTGCAGATGTGAAGGAAATGATGTGTGAAAAGGTATCCAGAAGGAGAGTTGTGGGAATAGACAGCTATTTGCAGGTGGAGGCAAAATCTTGGGATGAAGCGGTACCAAAGCGAGAGTGCAGAAGGACGAAGGAAgccaaaaagaagcagaaaaaggaatTGGTTGCTTGTCAGAGTAGAAGTCAACCTGAAGCCTCAGACCAAAAGACAACactgaagagaaagagagagcatgaGGGTCTTGTAAATAAAAAAGGGGTTAGTAGCAAATTTAGTGATAAAAAATGTCAGAATAATACAGCACAATGGAaaacatataaatgcttggaatgtggaaagtgcttctctcagaatggCCACCTTACTGCACATCAAAAGCTTCACACAGGGGAGAgcccatataaatgtttggagtgtggaaagtgtttcTTTCAAAATGGCACCTTAATTAGACACCAAAAgattcatacaggggagaagccatataaatgtttgaagtgtggaaagtgcttctcccAGAATGGCCACCTAACTGCACACCAaaagattcacacaggggagaagccatataaatgcttggagtgtggaaattGCTTCTGTCGGAGTAGCAACCTAACTAgacatcaaaaggttcacacagaggtgaagccatataaatgtttagagtgtggaaagtgcttctctcaggaTAGTGACCTAACTAAACATCAGAGGgtgcacacaggggagaaaccatataaatgcctggagtgcgGAAAGTGTTTCTCTCAGAAtggccaactatctgtacatcaaaagattcacacaggggagaagccatataaatgcttggagtgtggaaagtgcttcttttGGAACGTCAGCCTAACTGCACATCAAAAgagtcacacaggggagaagccatataaatgcttgcagtgtggaaagtgcttctctcagaatggCCACTTAACTGTACATCAAAAGACTCactcaggggagaagccatataaatgcttggagtgtggaaagtgcttcttttGGAATGTCAGCCTAAGTGCACATCAAAAgagtcacacaggggagaagccatataaatgcttagagtgtggaaagtgcttctctcagaatggCCACCTAAGTAGACATCGAAGGcgtcacacaggggagaaaccatataaatgtttagagtgtggaaagtgcttcttttGGAATGGGAGCCTCACTGCACATAATaagattcacacaggagagaagccatataaatgcttggagtgtggaaaatgctTCTCTCAGAATTGTGACCTAACTAGACATCAAACGATACATACAGggaagaagccatataaatgcttggaatgtggaaagtgctTTTCTCAGAATGGCCGCCTAACTGCACATCAaaagattcacacaggggagaaaccatataaatgcatagagtgtggaaagtgcttctcgcAAAATAGTCACCTAACTGCACATCAAAAGacacacactggggagaagccatataaatgcatgGAATGTGGAAAGTATTTCTCTTGGAATGTCAGCCTAATTGCACACCAaaagattcacacaggggagaagccatataaatgcttggagtgtggaaagtgcttttctTGGAATGCCAGCCTAACTGCACATCAAAagactcacacaggggagaaaccatataagtgcttggaatgtggaaagtaCTTCTCTCAGAATGGCCACCTCAGTGCACATCAAAAgattcatacaggggagaagccgTATAAATGCTTAGAATGTGGGAAGTGCTTCTCTCGGAATGGCTACCTAACTGCACATCAAAagactcacacaggggagaagccatataaatgcttggaatgtggaaagttcTTCTCTCGGAATGGAAGCCTAACTGCACATCAAAAGACTCACACAGGCGAGAAGCCACATAAATGCTTagtgtgtggaaagtgcttctctcagaatagTGACCTAACTAAACATCAGAAGGTCCACACCAGGGAGAAGCCaaataaatgcttggagtgtggaaaatgctTCCCTTCGAATATCAGCCTAAGCGCACATCAAAAGATTTGTCCTTGCTGGGTTATCTGGGATAGCATTACAGTAGCTGTCCTCATTCCTTAA